A genomic stretch from Telmatocola sphagniphila includes:
- a CDS encoding sialate O-acetylesterase gives MTKCIFRLCCLLIIAARSSNSEAAAQDSKPLKVFVLAGQSNMVGAGAVISELPPELKKEQENALFFSEGKWISLVPGRTEKTGFGPEIAFGHKITEELKMPIGIIKHSIGGTNLAIQWSPTNAKSLYTELIKKVNDAKKIRKIEIVGMLWMQGEADSKDQKMASSYAGNLQSFIRRARKDLANPELIFVAGRVNPPTNKFPFEAKVRKAIENCKELSYAFIDCDNFKKGSDNLHYTTSGLVDMGNAFADSVIKLIAKKKESQS, from the coding sequence ATGACCAAGTGCATTTTTCGTCTCTGTTGTTTGTTGATCATCGCAGCTAGGTCGAGCAATTCCGAAGCCGCCGCGCAGGACTCGAAACCGCTGAAAGTGTTTGTCTTGGCAGGCCAGTCGAATATGGTTGGGGCAGGAGCCGTTATCTCCGAGTTGCCTCCGGAACTCAAGAAAGAACAGGAAAACGCATTGTTCTTTTCCGAGGGCAAGTGGATTTCACTGGTACCTGGCAGAACAGAGAAGACCGGTTTCGGTCCTGAAATCGCGTTCGGACACAAAATCACCGAGGAGCTTAAAATGCCTATCGGAATTATCAAGCATAGTATTGGAGGAACCAACCTAGCCATCCAATGGTCGCCGACAAATGCAAAATCTCTATACACAGAACTGATTAAGAAAGTAAATGATGCGAAGAAGATTAGGAAAATCGAGATCGTCGGTATGCTCTGGATGCAAGGGGAAGCCGATTCGAAGGATCAGAAAATGGCCAGTTCCTATGCGGGGAATTTGCAATCGTTCATTCGCCGGGCCAGAAAGGATTTAGCCAATCCTGAATTAATTTTTGTTGCGGGTCGGGTCAATCCTCCCACGAATAAATTTCCGTTCGAAGCTAAGGTTCGTAAAGCTATCGAGAACTGCAAAGAGCTGAGTTACGCTTTTATAGACTGCGATAATTTCAAAAAAGGTTCAGACAACTTGCACTACACCACGAGTGGTCTGGTCGATATGGGAAATGCCTTCGCCGATAGCGTTATAAAGTTGATCGCCAAGAAAAAAGAATCGCAATCTTGA
- a CDS encoding serine/threonine-protein kinase produces the protein MNTNFFQHPTSEQLAAFALGKAVSQADTIAEHVANCSRCEAFLSKTPRDTFLEIFKKANTNLSNIQSNSLYDALTELPQSLRHQSRYTFFRKLGGGGMGVVFLAEHNLMKRKVAVKLIPPELIGNAAIRNRFLQEVVSAAALEHPNVVRAYSAEDFGEHMLFEMEFVDGKDLSALVKSKGPLPVPNAVNYIRQAALGLQHAITKSLVHRDIKPGNLMLTRTGTVKVADFGLAKI, from the coding sequence ATGAACACAAATTTTTTTCAACATCCGACTAGCGAACAACTGGCTGCGTTTGCGCTGGGGAAAGCTGTTTCCCAGGCGGATACTATTGCCGAACATGTGGCGAATTGCTCGCGTTGTGAAGCTTTTCTGTCAAAAACTCCTCGCGATACTTTTTTGGAAATTTTCAAGAAAGCCAACACTAATCTCAGCAACATTCAATCCAACTCGCTTTACGATGCGTTGACGGAATTGCCGCAATCTCTGAGACACCAATCCCGCTACACCTTTTTCAGGAAGTTGGGCGGCGGAGGTATGGGTGTCGTATTCCTGGCCGAGCATAACCTGATGAAGCGGAAAGTAGCCGTCAAGCTGATTCCACCCGAATTGATCGGGAATGCCGCGATCAGAAATCGATTCCTTCAGGAAGTTGTTTCCGCGGCGGCACTCGAACATCCTAATGTTGTGAGAGCCTATTCGGCCGAAGATTTTGGCGAGCACATGCTCTTTGAAATGGAATTTGTCGATGGAAAAGACCTGAGTGCATTAGTCAAAAGTAAAGGCCCTTTACCTGTTCCGAATGCCGTGAACTATATTCGCCAGGCGGCTCTTGGTTTGCAACACGCGATAACCAAGTCCCTGGTCCATCGGGATATTAAGCCGGGCAACTTAATGTTGACTCGTACGGGCACAGTCAAAGTTGCCGACTTCGGTTTGGCAAAAATTTAG
- a CDS encoding RNA polymerase sigma factor, with translation MQTSLSLLAQVQAQENDAWSRLYTLYEPLIRHWILRDPIARLEAEDLVQDVMLSVQTHVMLFEHKREGSFRKWLRVITVNRIAQFLRKRRPQQVAESIFELFAHPDNPLEEEWNKEYDRHVIRKLLEMVRPEFGEKTWRIFEMTEFEGIPSGEAARQLQVTPGTVYMARNRILSRLREIGDQILEY, from the coding sequence ATGCAAACGTCTCTGAGTCTTCTCGCGCAAGTCCAAGCCCAGGAAAATGACGCCTGGAGTCGATTGTACACGCTCTATGAGCCGTTGATCCGACATTGGATTCTCCGGGATCCCATCGCCAGATTAGAAGCGGAAGACCTGGTTCAAGATGTCATGCTGAGCGTACAGACACACGTGATGTTGTTCGAACACAAGCGGGAAGGCTCGTTTCGCAAGTGGCTTCGTGTCATTACGGTCAATCGGATCGCCCAATTTCTCCGCAAGCGCCGGCCTCAGCAAGTGGCCGAATCGATCTTCGAATTATTCGCACACCCCGACAACCCCTTGGAAGAGGAATGGAACAAGGAGTACGATCGCCATGTCATCCGAAAGTTACTAGAGATGGTTAGACCGGAATTTGGCGAAAAGACCTGGCGGATCTTTGAGATGACTGAGTTTGAGGGAATCCCTTCCGGTGAAGCGGCCCGACAACTTCAAGTGACACCTGGGACAGTCTATATGGCCCGGAACCGCATCCTCTCCCGCCTCCGCGAAATCGGCGACCAAATTCTCGAATATTGA
- a CDS encoding 3-keto-disaccharide hydrolase, with amino-acid sequence MSYYQKHRLEVLTSKGIIFGEEFEVDPGSRKSIQIQSLDGNSTKHQGGFVSIFNGKDFTGWEVESGAPSSWAIKEGELCAIGVADDTEATLKTQGYLFSTKDYKDFVLRFQFLQANGPYDWSGVALRAIPHETVQCVEPLWTENIPWHLTAIVGKRSPTQSNAFVPGALLWTVGPMPFLPPDRLIDLRKPGEWNDFELELKGQFLRMTLNGTEIQNVMLNKVSRPQKFVPGLNRFYGRIGFMKRVGEVHYRNIEIKELNEDSDAKP; translated from the coding sequence GTGAGTTATTACCAAAAACATCGACTGGAAGTCCTGACCAGCAAAGGGATAATTTTCGGTGAGGAGTTCGAGGTCGATCCGGGAAGTCGAAAGAGCATTCAGATCCAATCCCTGGACGGCAATTCGACGAAACACCAGGGCGGTTTCGTCTCAATTTTTAATGGGAAGGATTTTACAGGCTGGGAAGTCGAAAGTGGCGCACCGAGTAGTTGGGCGATCAAGGAGGGGGAATTGTGCGCCATCGGAGTAGCCGATGACACTGAGGCCACACTCAAAACTCAGGGATATCTATTTTCCACTAAGGACTATAAAGATTTTGTTCTTCGGTTTCAGTTCCTGCAAGCTAATGGACCCTACGATTGGAGCGGGGTTGCACTCCGCGCGATACCTCACGAAACCGTTCAATGCGTCGAACCACTTTGGACAGAAAATATCCCCTGGCATTTAACGGCCATTGTCGGCAAGCGTTCTCCGACTCAATCGAACGCGTTTGTTCCCGGTGCTCTTCTTTGGACAGTTGGCCCCATGCCCTTCCTACCTCCAGATCGATTAATTGATCTTCGAAAACCGGGTGAGTGGAACGATTTCGAGCTTGAGTTGAAGGGGCAATTTCTCCGTATGACTTTAAATGGGACCGAAATCCAAAATGTCATGCTGAACAAGGTTTCTCGACCCCAAAAATTCGTGCCAGGTCTAAACCGTTTTTACGGCCGGATCGGGTTTATGAAGCGGGTTGGGGAAGTCCATTATCGAAATATTGAAATCAAAGAATTGAATGAAGATTCCGATGCTAAGCCCTAA
- a CDS encoding IS66 family transposase: MCAELWKYRPRLWTFVEVKGVELTNNAAERVLRPFVIWRKICFGTQSAAGRRFLERMVTVIETCRQQKRNCLAFIKEAIPAHFNNKTPAHSWPGRESVRAQVTNRILGRFSTVEVWINPERTTT, from the coding sequence CTGTGCGCCGAGCTCTGGAAGTACCGCCCTCGACTTTGGACGTTCGTCGAAGTGAAGGGAGTAGAACTGACCAACAACGCGGCCGAGCGGGTCTTGCGGCCGTTCGTCATTTGGCGAAAAATCTGCTTCGGTACGCAATCCGCGGCCGGAAGACGTTTCCTTGAGAGAATGGTCACGGTCATCGAAACCTGCCGACAGCAAAAACGCAACTGCCTCGCTTTTATCAAAGAGGCTATCCCGGCTCACTTCAACAACAAAACTCCCGCTCACTCCTGGCCAGGGCGTGAATCGGTACGAGCACAAGTCACTAACCGAATTCTTGGCCGATTTAGTACAGTAGAAGTCTGGATTAACCCCGAACGAACCACCACTTAA
- a CDS encoding HEAT repeat domain-containing protein yields MNKPIAILCIFLTSIVSSAQAEDPQIDPVLEGKPISKWLKDLHSDDNPTHNRADKVLERASTNKKLVPSLCKVIHHSDKEVRILAIELISSIGEEAKETVPELVAALSDDKPRLRGVAADALGGMGEAAYQQVPTLVKMLRDERANPTAVRTLIARGLGRVGPQAKEAVPALIAILDIDIRSKSNSPEEGPELRATAAESLGKIGPDAVKAVPILCKLLSDSNRNPAVRISCAEALGNIGPAAENGLLVLIASLKEPSEDLRAASAEAIGKFGEKAKAAVPRLQDLLEDKNAEVRAAAAESLGQIGEEAEPAVPSLVKLVKDKQVHVRLSAVEALGAIGKNPSVAVPALMDALKDMDGDVRMSALEGLADFGPEAKAAVPMVQILLQDPKNSIREQAGETLAKIKG; encoded by the coding sequence ATGAACAAGCCAATAGCTATTCTTTGCATATTTTTGACCTCGATTGTTTCTTCGGCCCAGGCGGAAGATCCCCAGATCGATCCGGTCCTGGAAGGCAAGCCGATCAGCAAATGGCTCAAAGATCTTCATAGCGACGATAACCCGACGCACAATCGCGCAGATAAAGTGCTGGAGCGAGCCAGTACCAATAAGAAATTGGTTCCCTCCCTATGCAAAGTCATTCACCATAGCGACAAGGAAGTCCGAATTCTGGCGATCGAACTGATTTCCAGTATCGGCGAGGAGGCCAAGGAAACCGTTCCGGAACTGGTGGCCGCACTGAGCGATGACAAACCTCGCCTTCGCGGGGTGGCGGCGGATGCTCTGGGCGGTATGGGCGAAGCGGCCTACCAGCAGGTGCCGACTCTGGTGAAAATGCTTCGGGATGAGCGAGCAAATCCTACCGCTGTTCGTACTTTGATCGCCCGAGGCCTGGGTCGAGTGGGACCGCAGGCCAAGGAGGCCGTGCCGGCATTGATCGCGATTCTCGACATCGATATTCGCAGCAAGTCCAATAGTCCGGAGGAAGGACCCGAATTACGAGCGACCGCCGCGGAATCGCTCGGGAAGATTGGTCCGGATGCCGTGAAAGCCGTGCCGATTCTTTGCAAGTTGCTGTCCGATTCGAATCGTAATCCGGCCGTGCGAATCAGTTGTGCCGAGGCCCTCGGAAATATCGGTCCGGCCGCTGAGAATGGATTGCTGGTCTTGATTGCCAGTCTGAAAGAGCCTTCCGAAGACCTGCGAGCCGCGTCGGCGGAAGCGATCGGTAAGTTTGGGGAAAAGGCGAAAGCGGCCGTGCCCCGTTTGCAGGATCTTCTGGAAGATAAGAATGCCGAGGTACGAGCGGCGGCCGCGGAATCGCTCGGGCAAATTGGTGAGGAGGCGGAGCCGGCCGTGCCGTCGCTGGTGAAATTGGTTAAAGATAAGCAGGTTCATGTTCGTCTGTCGGCCGTGGAAGCGTTGGGGGCGATTGGGAAAAATCCCTCGGTGGCAGTGCCGGCGCTGATGGATGCATTGAAGGACATGGATGGGGATGTTCGGATGAGTGCTCTGGAAGGACTGGCCGATTTCGGACCGGAGGCGAAGGCGGCCGTGCCTATGGTTCAAATCCTTCTTCAAGATCCCAAGAATTCGATCCGCGAACAAGCGGGGGAAACACTCGCGAAAATTAAAGGCTGA
- a CDS encoding serine/threonine protein kinase: MNAMMGTPDFMAPEQACNTKDADIRADIYSLGCTFYFLLTGQPPFSGESIGDLIFKHWQDPRPDVSELWNDVSKELAQCIQKMMAIEPSDRPKSPKEVIEELTRVSKAEPKRKENPELPRAEGEPREANLLQVELDPPKLAPQHSKSSLLMPLKNTKLRRPGSFVFFGVGIVALLVGIVLLQFSDRFRMRAKQGVLVLESLPEGSQIKVDGKIQSIDTKNSKQIEIEVSSGQKHVTAHTSS, encoded by the coding sequence ATGAATGCCATGATGGGTACGCCCGATTTCATGGCCCCGGAACAAGCCTGCAATACCAAGGATGCGGATATCCGAGCCGACATCTATTCGTTGGGATGTACCTTTTATTTTCTTCTGACTGGTCAACCTCCTTTTTCCGGAGAATCCATAGGCGATCTGATTTTCAAGCATTGGCAGGATCCCCGACCCGATGTTTCGGAACTTTGGAACGATGTCTCAAAAGAACTCGCCCAGTGCATCCAGAAAATGATGGCCATCGAACCGTCCGATCGACCAAAATCTCCCAAAGAAGTGATCGAGGAATTGACGAGAGTTTCCAAGGCGGAACCGAAGAGAAAAGAAAATCCGGAGCTGCCTCGCGCGGAGGGAGAACCCCGAGAAGCTAATTTATTGCAAGTAGAACTTGACCCCCCAAAATTAGCCCCCCAACATTCGAAATCGTCCCTCCTGATGCCATTAAAAAACACAAAACTCCGACGCCCAGGGAGTTTTGTGTTTTTTGGAGTGGGAATCGTCGCACTCCTAGTCGGTATAGTGCTCTTGCAGTTCAGCGACCGATTCAGAATGAGAGCCAAACAGGGAGTTTTGGTTTTAGAGAGCCTCCCCGAAGGCTCGCAGATCAAGGTCGACGGTAAAATCCAATCCATCGATACGAAGAATTCTAAACAAATTGAAATTGAAGTTTCCAGCGGCCAAAAACATGTAACCGCTCACACCTCGTCCTGA
- a CDS encoding IS66 family transposase yields the protein MPTVVPSGAAGPRLVALSALLMVSFRRSKRRCALLLEEIPGQEAFATRMVKLQNRASEALQQPYRELQQALPGQAVVQGDESPTKEGRTKAWTWTFVAPSSTLFARRTSRKAKVIREFLGSAYSCILNCDRAKMYRAC from the coding sequence TTGCCGACGGTCGTTCCTTCCGGAGCGGCCGGGCCTCGATTGGTTGCTTTGTCCGCTTTGTTAATGGTCAGTTTCCGACGCTCCAAGCGACGCTGCGCTCTTCTTCTAGAAGAGATCCCGGGTCAGGAAGCTTTCGCCACCAGGATGGTCAAACTTCAGAACCGGGCGTCCGAAGCTTTACAGCAGCCGTACCGGGAATTACAGCAGGCCTTGCCTGGGCAAGCGGTGGTTCAGGGCGACGAATCTCCCACCAAAGAAGGTCGGACCAAGGCCTGGACCTGGACTTTCGTTGCTCCCAGTTCTACTCTGTTCGCCCGTCGGACCAGTCGCAAAGCCAAGGTGATTCGCGAATTTCTCGGCTCAGCGTACTCGTGCATCCTGAACTGCGACCGGGCCAAAATGTATCGAGCTTGCTGA
- the tnpC gene encoding IS66 family transposase: MESVSEEWLVRQTPEVQAVLRILLNRIAELEAKLGKDSSNSSKPPSTQHPHAKLSKQAQKKAKRKSGGQPGHPKHERSLVSAHECDGVIVCLPAECRRCGEPLNGTDPQPLRHQVWEIPEIKPSITEYQLHRLRCSCGKTTCGELPPGVPVGMAGPRLVALSALLMVCFRLSKRRCALFLEQILGQEASASWMIKLQNRAAEALQAPYQELALALPGEAVLNGDESPTKEGLAKAWTWTFVAATFSVFALRTSRKAQVVLEFLGDSFTGVLGCDRAKMYWAFGRLQWCWAHLLRDFQSLIDRPCPVARRLGHDLQRQTRAMFELWNRVRDGTLSHKAFGEQMIPIRSEVEALLLRGKFDPKLRGFCSELWKYRARLWTFVDVEGVEPTNNAAERALRPAVIWRKLCFGTQSAQGSRFVERMLTAIETCRQQKRNSFAWMTQAVQAHFAQEKAPSLLARA, translated from the coding sequence ATGGAGTCTGTCAGCGAAGAATGGCTTGTTCGCCAAACGCCGGAAGTTCAGGCTGTGCTGCGGATTCTTTTGAACCGCATCGCCGAACTGGAAGCGAAGCTCGGCAAGGATTCCAGCAACTCTTCGAAGCCGCCTTCAACGCAACATCCCCACGCCAAGCTTTCGAAGCAAGCCCAAAAGAAGGCCAAACGGAAGTCGGGCGGCCAACCGGGGCATCCCAAACACGAACGCTCTTTGGTTTCCGCACACGAGTGCGACGGCGTCATTGTTTGTTTACCGGCCGAATGCCGCCGTTGTGGCGAACCTTTGAACGGAACAGATCCCCAGCCTTTGCGTCATCAGGTCTGGGAGATTCCCGAAATCAAGCCTTCGATTACGGAATATCAACTCCATCGTCTGCGCTGTTCGTGCGGCAAGACCACCTGCGGAGAATTACCCCCAGGCGTGCCTGTCGGAATGGCCGGGCCTCGATTGGTTGCTTTGTCCGCTTTGTTGATGGTCTGCTTCCGGCTCTCCAAACGACGCTGCGCCCTGTTTCTGGAACAAATCCTGGGTCAGGAGGCTTCGGCTTCCTGGATGATCAAACTGCAGAACCGAGCCGCCGAAGCCTTGCAAGCCCCCTACCAGGAGTTGGCCTTAGCCTTGCCTGGGGAAGCGGTCCTCAACGGCGACGAATCGCCCACCAAAGAAGGGCTCGCCAAAGCCTGGACCTGGACTTTTGTAGCCGCGACTTTCAGCGTCTTCGCTCTCCGCACCAGCCGCAAAGCCCAGGTGGTCCTCGAATTCCTGGGCGATTCATTTACCGGCGTTCTAGGCTGCGACCGGGCCAAGATGTATTGGGCTTTCGGACGCTTGCAGTGGTGCTGGGCTCATTTGCTCCGCGACTTCCAAAGCCTCATCGATCGCCCCTGTCCGGTCGCTCGACGCTTAGGACACGACTTGCAACGACAGACTCGGGCGATGTTCGAACTCTGGAATCGCGTTCGGGACGGAACCCTCAGCCATAAAGCGTTCGGCGAACAAATGATCCCCATACGAAGCGAAGTCGAAGCCTTGCTCTTGCGAGGAAAATTCGATCCGAAGCTGCGTGGCTTTTGCTCCGAACTCTGGAAATACCGGGCTCGGCTTTGGACGTTCGTCGATGTCGAAGGAGTAGAGCCCACCAATAATGCCGCCGAGCGGGCTTTGCGGCCCGCGGTCATTTGGCGGAAGTTATGCTTTGGAACCCAATCGGCCCAGGGGAGTCGGTTCGTTGAACGAATGCTGACCGCGATCGAAACTTGTCGTCAGCAGAAACGGAACTCATTCGCCTGGATGACTCAAGCGGTACAGGCTCACTTTGCCCAAGAGAAAGCCCCTTCTCTCTTGGCCAGGGCGTGA
- a CDS encoding DUF6444 domain-containing protein, producing MTGNPGNSSKPPSSEHSHARPSKQAIKYAKRKVGGQPGHIKHERFLVSVDRCIEMITCKPTECRRCGEALSGTDPQPLRHQV from the coding sequence TTGACGGGAAATCCGGGCAATTCTTCGAAGCCTCCGTCTTCCGAGCATTCTCATGCCAGGCCGTCGAAGCAAGCGATTAAGTATGCCAAGCGGAAAGTTGGCGGTCAACCGGGACACATCAAGCACGAACGCTTTTTGGTATCGGTCGATCGCTGTATCGAAATGATCACCTGCAAGCCGACCGAATGCCGTCGGTGCGGCGAAGCGCTGAGCGGAACTGACCCTCAACCCCTGCGACATCAAGTCTGA